In Aspergillus fumigatus Af293 chromosome 2, whole genome shotgun sequence, a genomic segment contains:
- a CDS encoding GYF domain-containing protein: MPTPLPSSFASAAAGNTQDASSRRGDGTAGGEWSRTRMNGATQTFRRPSVATNPSQTRDLPQTTSATHPTVGAYTPPHMTSNQSGAIRNGAGENRYSKEQLLSLYKAQRESGTLGKNVADYFIADWNPHVETPPTNGAWGKREDSKDNPSGPEICWDHGGQVEPLGLVDMTDDEKELFSASVNSPLKPPPTSATKENTGAATGGRKSSISYPQSHMNNYNTSSPSSARPGPRRRETGESVSNAMSPTTSGSRFFRDEPTTSTPPPSLLRRKTDFRETTSTSKWDQKDKEAPARDGGSGEVASPFGSLKRSATNPTAAATGAPSSPWGTASQSASFSPMGAFGAFSLGTSAAQTPTTEKKPGFGSVRGESRLKGLFSKDSSEDISASIKEKPSLSNLERLAEDQEEKRSQSPWGETVKTRTGRSETNPFAEDTRSGSAALGGSQDASAPSQTADQLGFSAFGMTSSIPGFRELMQSHENSRNPTPSLLQGQEPTSPTNTNPYQSPQGERIDADDVETDGSDIQNTHHPGLSGLRDSAGPFSSMRRIGSGMDLPSIDRSQTSSAAGNRSYSGLGGLGGLPTLGGASAWSSGVVGTPTRERSAFSTGFGDPIFGTMADLQSPSLSTLGGGGIFSPGITGTGSIGRSSKLGSLFPPAMQEQMQGDQARQGSLEDGSQHQEVSQGDKAGQPTTTSTSQTPVSAIGSVPASMASEAPQPSQTPGQSGSNAGSVPPAQQRTMVMPDRMRWIYRDPQGNIQGPWTGLEMHDWFKAGFFSPDLQIKKLEDPEFEPLAQLVRRIGNSREPFLVPQIGIPHGPDPNAGAPWTGSTTAQPPFPGSFPSFGTTLTAEQQNALERRKQEEQYLMARQKEHLAQQQAMMKQMQLQGAVHPGIHPQLQHHSSAHSLHSQPSFGSIASPIGFQPSPIQGPMQQQPPQSVAGFFDAAAPLRQGPQMVGADLVNSPHQLAPLLDRLNISRPDPFAFGSPSSFAARQPDNLFHSQQVATMLQDRARLQQEQEQFDSTQGEGIFEQQAREDRLRQFHALRAQEGDFGMQNAQGHPSHHATEPSQQQEMAPIGSPQKTGTSSGVVDQGTAPSEEAPLTLSQQVQKAASAQRQQQEQQEQQQQQQQQNEQSHADSAWGAKDDTAMPPPPSASPLPAPAAQRNRQNVAESLAANSRSQTQTPVEAPTTSIAPWARGGNEMPKGPSLKEIQEAEARNAAQREEMAAAARRAQLLAEQERLSQAQAQAPGLPSTANWASAGSPATPTSTGSVWNNKGQATTTGGGAKKTLAQIQKEEEARKQRLAAAAAAAQTAAVSPPATSTGKRYADLASKAPATAPVAAVSSGAWTTVGAGGKPKPPPAAPSGPRATSGNVPPAASPAKPRAVPVASPRPVAVGSAPPSNANRALEEFTKWAKLSLGKGLNSNINVDDFVQQLLLLPAEAEIISDSVYANSQTLDGRRFAEEFIRRRKLADKGIVDPVAPSALADQKNAAGGGWSEVAKKGSSNAHREEESSNAAFKVVAPRKKGKR; encoded by the exons ATGCCTACGCCACTTCCTTCGAGTTTTGCTTCGGCCGCTGCTGGCAATACCCAGGACGCTTCTAGCAGGAGAGGTGACGGAACTGCCGGTGGAGAATG GTCTCGAACTCGCATGAACGGAGCAACACAGACTTTCCGCCGTCCGTCAGTCGCAACGAACCCTTCTCAAACGCGAGACCTCCCTCAAACTACATCTGCTACGCATCCGACGGTCGGTGCTTATACTCCCCCACACATGACCTCAAATCAATCCGGCGCAATCCGCAACGGGGCCGGCGAGAATCGTTATTCCAAAGAACAACTGTTGAGTCTCTACAAAGCTCAGCGTGAGTCGGGTACTCTAGGTAAAAACGTTGCGGATTACTTTATCGCCGACTGGAACCCTCACGTGGAGACTCCTCCCACCAACGGAGCATGGGGAAAGCGAGAGGATTCCAAGGATAATCCCTCGGGACCTGAGATTTGTTGGGATCACGGCGGGCAGGTGGAGCCTCTGGGCTTAGTGGATATGActgatgatgagaaagag TTATTTTCCGCCTCGGTCAACTCTCCGCTCAAGCCTCCCCCGACCAGCGCCACCAAGGAAAATACCGGTGCTGCCACTGGAGGACGCAAGTCATCCATTTCGTATCCCCAGAGCCACATGAACAACTACAACACGTCTTCCCCCAGTTCCGCGCGCCCCGGCCCTAGGCGTCGGGAGACCGGCGAATCTGTGAGTAACGCCATGTCTCCTACCACCAGTGGCTCCCGTTTCTTCCGCGACGAACCGACCACCTCTACCCCGCCTCCGTCTCTATTGCGCCGCAAAACCGATTTTCGCGAGACTACGTCTACCTCCAAGTGGGATCAGAAGGATAAGGAAGCTCCTGCCCGTGACGGTGGCTCTGGAGAAGTAGCCTCTCCGTTTGGTTCTCTGAAACGGAGCGCCACTAATCCTACAGCTGCTGCGACTGGGGCTCCAAGCTCTCCATGGGGCACCGCTTCGCAAAGCGCTAGCTTTTCGCCCATGGGTGCCTTTggggccttctccttgggaACGAGCGCTGCTCAAACTCCAACTACAGAGAAGAAGCCGGGCTTTGGAAGTGTGCGCGGAGAGAGTCGCCTCAAGGGCTTATTCTCCAAGGATAGCTCAGAGGATATTTCGGCCtccatcaaggagaagccttCTCTCAGCAACTTGGAGCGTTTGGCCGAAGACCAGGAGGAGAAACGCTCGCAGTCACCCTGGGGGGAAACCGTTAAGACACGCACTGGCCGCAGTGAGACGAACCCATTTGCAGAGGACACTCGCAGTGGAAGCGCTGCCCTTGGAGGATCTCAGGACGCGAGCGCGCCGTCCCAGACCGCGGACCAGCTGGGCTTCTCCGCATTTGGAATGACATCGAGTATTCCGGGCTTCAGAGAGCTAATGCAGAGCCACGAAAATTCTCGCAACCCCACGCCGAGCTTACTCCAAGGCCAGGAACCTACTAGCCCGACCAACACCAATCCTTACCAAAGCCCGCAGGGCGAACGGATCGAcgctgatgatgtcgagaccGACGGATCGGACATTCAGAACACCCACCACCCTGGCCTTTCGGGTCTTCGAGATTCGGCCGGTCCATTCAGCTCGATGCGAAGAATAGGGTCGGGCATGGATCTTCCTTCTATCGACCGTAGCCAGACTTCCAGTGCCGCAGGCAACCGCAGCTATTCTGGTCTCGGCGGTCTCGGCGGCCTTCCTACTCTGGGAGGCGCTTCGGCTTGGTCTTCTGGCGTTGTTGGGACTCCTACTCGAGAGAGGTCCGCCTTCTCTACCGGCTTCGGTGATCCCATCTTCGGCACCATGGCTGATCTTCAGTCACCTAGTCTGTCAACGCTGGGAGGCGGTGGCATCTTCAGCCCTGGTATTACGGGTACTGGCAGTATTGGCCGCTCCAGCAAGCTAGGCTCTCTTTTCCCCCCAGCAATGCAGGAGCAGATGCAAGGGGATCAAGCCAGACAAGGCAGTTTGGAGGATGGTTCTCAACATCAAG AAGTCTCACAAGGAGACAAAGCTGGTCAACCGACGACAACCTCAACGTCCCAGACTCCTGTCTCTGCGATCGGTTCCGTTCCGGCCTCTATGGCTTCCGAAGCACCACAACCGAGTCAAACTCCAGGACAGTCCGGAAGCAACGCTGGGTCTGTGCCTCCTGCCCAACAACGGACCATGGTGATGCCCGACCGAATGCGCTGGATTTACCGTGATCCTCAGGGTAACATTCAAGGTCCATGGACCGGGTTGGAAATGCACGACTGGTTCAAGGCTGGCTTTTTCAGCCCCGATCTGCAGATCAAGAAGCTCGAAGATCCAGAGTTTGAACCATTGGCGCAGCTGGTGCGACGCATTGGGAACTCTCGCGAGCCCTTCCTCGTACCTCAGATCGGAATTCCTCATGGACCCGACCCCAACGCTGGTGCTCCTTGGACCGGATCCACCACCGCGCAGCCTCCCTTCCCTGGCAGCTTCCCGAGTTTTGGTACCACCTTAACCGCCGAGCAGCAGAACGCTCTGGAGCGTCGGAAGCAAGAGGAACAGTATTTGATGGCCAGACAGAAGGAGCATCtcgctcagcagcaggcgatgatgaagcagatgCAGTTGCAAGGCGCCGTCCATCCTGGCATCCACCCTCAACTTCAGCATCATTCCAGCGCCCACAGCCTTCACAGCCAGCCTAGCTTTGGCAGCATTGCTTCACCCATTGGATTCCAGCCATCTCCGATTCAGGGGCcaatgcagcagcagccgcctCAGTCTGTGGCTGGTTTCTTCGATGCAGCAGCACCCTTGAGGCAGGGCCCGCAGATGGTCGGAGCCGATCTGGTCAATAGCCCGCATCAACTTGCGCCGCTCCTTGATCGCTTGAACATCAGTCGTCCGGATCCGTTCGCATTTGGCAGCCCGTCCTCTTTTGCGGCTCGGCAGCCGGACAATCTCTTTCATTCCCAACAAGTAGCCACGATGTTGCAAGACCGTGCCCGGCTACAGCAGGAACAAGAACAGTTTGACAGTACTCAGGGAGAAGGCATTTTCGAGCAGCAGGCCCGCGAAGACCGGCTGCGTCAGTTTCATGCACTGAGAGCGCAGGAAGGCGATTTCGGCATGCAAAATGCTCAAGGTCATCCTTCCCATCATGCTACCGAACcttcccagcagcaggaaATGGCACCCATCGGTTCTCCTCAGAAGACCGGTAccagctctggtgttgttgaCCAGGGCACCGCACCAAGCGAGGAAGCCCCGCTCACTCTGTCTCAACAAGTCCAGAAAGCTGCATCCGCTCAgagacagcagcaggaacagcaggagcagcagcagcagcagcagcagcagaatgaGCAGTCTCACGCCGACTCTGCGTGGGGCGCCAAAGACGACACCGCTATGCCCCCTCCGCCTTCTGCGTCGCCGCTCCCCGCTCCTGCCGCACAGCGTAACCGTCAGAATGTCGCCGAGTCCCTGGCAGCGAACTCGCGGTCGCAGACGCAGACCCCTGTCGAGGCTCCCACCACGTCCATCGCGCCTTGGGCCAGAGGGGGTAACGAAATGCCCAAGGGACCTTCGTTGAAGGAGATTCAAGAGGCGGAGGCTCGTAATGCTGCTCAGAGGGAAGAAATGGCCGCTGCCGCTCGTCGTGCGCAACTCCTTGCCGAGCAGGAGCGTTTGAGCCAAGCGCAAGCGCAAGCCCCCGGTCTTCCATCCACCGCCAACTGGGCCAGTGCTGGATCTCCGGCTACTCCGACGTCCACCGGTTCCGTCTGGAACAACAAGGGTCAGGCCACTACCACTGGTGGTGGGGCAAAGAAGACGCTTGCTCAGAtccagaaggaagaggaggcccGCAAGCAACGCCTGGCGGCTGCCGCGGCCGCTGCTCAGACCGCAGCTGTTTCTCCACCCGCGACATCGACCGGCAAGCGGTATGCGGATCTCGCCAGCAAGGCTCCTGCGACAGCCCCTGTTGCCGCAGTCAGCTCCGGTGCTTGGACTACCGTGGGCGCCGGCGGAAAGCCCAAACCTCCTCCTGCCGCACCATCTGGTCCCCGCGCTACCAGCGGTAATGTTCCACCGGCCGCATCGCCCGCCAAGCCCCGGGCCGTACCCGTAGCCTCTCCCCGACCTGTAGCTGTCGGTAGCGCCCCGCCGTCAAACGCCAACCGCGCCCTGGAGGAGTTTACCAAATGGGCCAAGTTGTCTTTGGGTAAGGGGCTGAACAGCAATATCAATG TGGATGACTTCGTGCAACAATTGCTCCTCTTGCCTGCCGAGGCGGAGATTATCTCGGACTCGGTGTATGCCAACTCGCAGACGCTGGATGGTCGGCGATTTGCGGAGGAGTTCATTCGCCGCCGCAAGCTAGCAGATAAGGGCATTGTTGACCCCGTAGCACCCAGCGCCCTTGCGGACCAGAAGAATGCTGCCGGGGGTGGATGGAGTGAAGTGGCCAAGAAGGGATCGTCCAATGCGCACCGCGAAGAGGAGAGTAGTAACGCAGCGTTCAAGGTGGTGGCCCCCCGTAAGAAGGGCAAACGGTGA
- a CDS encoding putative aminotransferase family protein (LolT), whose amino-acid sequence MSAPTPFGASMAKSHFMFDPDFKNLNHGSFGTYPVAVQTALRHFQSQVEARPDPFIRHIQPQLIDEARRAVASLLNVPTNECVFVKNASTGVNTVLRNLVFKQGDVLVYFDTVYGAVEKTLVSLTETTPLQLRKVQYQFPISHDELVRKFLEVVASATAEGLTVRVAVFDTIVSLPGVRFPFERLIEACRAEGILSVVDGAHGIGQIPLDLGALQPDFFTTNCHKWLYTPRGSAILYVPLRNQHLIRTTLPTSWGFIPSPDSPTTAPSLMRSSGSGKSAFEELFEFVATTDDTAYLCVPAALKFRSQVCGGEDRIYAYLEKLAMEAGDIVAAALGTEVMQEPGLKPGEVSQLRRCAMATVRLPFAVSGSEQDPKTASARLTLQAAQAAEVAGEIQKALVRDYGTFVPVFAHGGWLWTRLSAQVYLEKSDFEWLAGVLNELCNKLVKKFAEPKL is encoded by the exons ATGTCCGCTCCCACACCCTTTGGTGCCTCTATGGCAAAATCTCACTTCATGTTCGACCCCGACTTCAAAAACCTCAATCATG GCTCGTTTGGCACATATCCCGTTGCAGTGCAGACAGCTCTGCGACACTTCCAATCGCAAGTGGAGGCCCGTCCGGATCCGTTCATCCGGCACATCCAGCCCCAATTGATAGACGAAGCCCGCCGCGCCGTGGCCTCGCTGCTCAATGTGCCCACCAACGAGTGCGTGTTCGTCAAGAACGCCTCGACGGGCGTCAACACCGTCCTGCGCAACCTTGTCTTCAAGCAGGGCGATGTGCTGGTGTATTTCGACACCGTGTACGGCGCTGTCGAGAAGACCCTTGTCTCGCTGACTGAGACCACGCCGCTGCAGCTGCGCAAGGTCCAGTACCAGTTCCCCATTAGCCATGACGAGCTGGTGCGGAAGTTCCTGGAGGTCGTGGCGAGTGCTACGGCGGAGGGGTTGACGGTTCGTGTTGCGGTGTTTGATACGATTGTCAGTTTGCCTGGCGTGCGGTTCCCGTTTGAGCGGTTGATCGAGGCGTGTCGCGCCGAGGGGATCTTGAGCGTTGTGGACGGGGCACATGGGATCGGGCAGATTCCCCTGGATCTGGGTGCTTTGCAGCCGGATTTCTTCACGACGAATTGTCACAA GTGGCTGTATACCCCCCGCGGCAGCGCCATCCTCTACGTCCCCCTTCGCAACCAGCATCTCATCCGGACCACTCTCCCCACTTCCTGGGGCTTCATCCCATCCCCGGACTCCCCCACCACCGCGCCCTCGCTCATGCGCAGCAGCGGCTCGGGCAAGTCCGCCTTCGAGGAGCTCTTCGAGTTCGTCGCGACCACCGACGACACGGCGTACCTGTGTGTTCCGGCAGCGCTGAAATTCCGCTCCCAGGTCTGCGGCGGCGAGGACCGCATCTACGCTTacctggagaagctggcgatGGAGGCCGGGGACATTGTTGCCGCGGCGCTGGGCACGGAGGTGATGCAGGAGCCCGGCTTGAAGCCCGGAGAGGTCAGTCAGCTGCGCCGCTGTGCCATGGCGACCGTGCGGCTGCCGTTTGCCGTGTCTGGTAGTGAGCAGGATCCGAAGACGGCCTCGGCTCGATTGACGCTGCAGGCTGCGCAGGCCGCGGAGGTTGCTGGGGAGATCCAGAAGGCGTTGGTGCGGGACTATGGGACCTTTGTGCCTGTGTTTGCGCACGGCGGGTGGTTGTGGACCCGGCTGAGTGCGCAGGTTTACTTGGAGAAGAGCGATTTCGAGTGGCTTGCAGGTGTGCTGAACGAGCTATGCAACAAGCTGGTGAAGAAGTTTGCCGAGCCAAAGTTGTGA
- a CDS encoding amidohydrolase, which produces MKTVFTNGLIVRGNGSSQSEPVLGCMVVEDDKIAYIGAENDESVAQAKQAPGVEVVDLHRRTVIPGFIDGHMHLLLFGAGLSKIDLGHCRSLSDIRSTIKTAAAQLPHAPRLFCRGWMHSMTDGQALASMLDDLDPRPIFIDSKDLHSAWCNTAALRELGVADTPDPAGGVIHRGEDGQPSGLLSEAAAVNIVWPHVARVATAEEKMEFVRSAVRAYNAAGYTGVVEMATDENVWGTMLALRQTEKVSLRLAAHWIITPAATVEECLSQVDRAIELHAVYNARSSPDFRIAGIKVICDGVVDACTAALLLPYAAAAAATADGDGPTNCEPLWPADMLRAVVAKADAAGLQCALHAIGDATVRLAIDTLAAVGTPGRRHRIEHLELTAPEDAARLGQLGITASVQPVHADPAILRAWPRLLGEERCARAFAYAEFAAHRAPLAIGTDSPTAPHLPLRNLYTATTRRSAREPESTVTVNPQFKLSLLQAVSAATAGSAYSCFADGFTGSLEVGKKADFAVLEMEWEAEKLLEASVCETYFDGRRVYSRS; this is translated from the exons ATGAAAACCGTCTTCACCAATGGCCTCATCGTCCGAGGCAACGGGAGCTCACAATCGGAGCCCGTCCTGGGCTGCATGGtcgtcgaggacgacaaGATAGCATACATTGGCGCTGAGAACGACGAGTCCGTCGCACAAGCAAAACAAGCACCAGGCGTCGAGGTCGTAGACCTGCACCGACGAACCGTCATCCCGGGGTTCATTGATGG ACACATGCATCTCCTCCTGTTCGGCGCAGGCCTCTCCAAAATCGACCTCGGGCACTGCAGATCCCTCTCCGACATCCGCTCTACCATCAAGACCGCCGCCGCACAGCTCCCGCACGCCCCCCGCCTCTTCTGCCGCGGGTGGATGCACTCCATGACAGACGGGCAGGCGCTCGCCAGCATGCTCGACGACCTCGACCCCCggcccatcttcatcgacTCGAAAGACCTGCACAGCGCATGGTGCAACACCGCCGCGCTGCGCGAGCTCGGCGTCGCGGACACGCCTGACCCGGCAGGCGGGGTCATCCACCGCGGGGAAGACGGACAGCCGAGCGGGTTACTCtccgaggcggcggcggtgaATATCGTGTGGCCGCATGTGGCGCGGGTcgcgacggcggaggagaagatggagtTTGTGCGGAGTGCCGTGCGCGCGTACAATGCGGCGGGGTATACCGGGGTGGTGGAGATGGCGACGGACGAGAACGTGTGGGGGACGATGCTGGCGCTGCGACAGACCGAAAAGGTGTCGCTGCGGCTGGCGGCGCATTGGATTATCACGCCGGCGGCGACGGTGGAGGAGTGTCTGTCGCAGGTGGACCGCGCGATCGAGCTGCATGCGGTGTATAATGCGCGCTCATCGCCGGATTTCCGCATCGCGGGCATCAAGGTCATCTGCGACGGGGTGGTGGATGCGTGCACCGcggcgctgctgctgccgtatgctgctgctgctgctgcgactGCCGATGGTGACGGGCCGACGAACTGCGAGCCGCTGTGGCCGGCCGACATGCTGCGGGCCGTAGTGGCCAAGGCGGACGCTGCGGGCCTGCAGTGCGCGCTGCATGCGATCGGCGATGCGACGGTGCGGCTGGCAATCGACACGCTGGCCGCGGTGGGCACGCCCGGCCGGCGGCATCGCATCGAGCATCTGGAGCTGACGGCGCCTGAGGACGCGGCGCGGCTGGGCCAGCTGGGGATCACGGCCTCGGTGCAGCCGGTGCATGCGGACCCGGCGATTCTGCGTGCGTGGCCGCGGCTGCTGGGCGAGGAGCGATGCGCGCGTGCGTTTGCGTATGCCGAGTTTGCGGCCCACCGGGCGCCGCTGGCCATTGGGACGGACTCGCCGACGGCGCCGCACCTGCCGCTGAGGAATCTGTATACGGCGACAACGCGGCGGTCGGCGAGGGAGCCGGAGTCAACTGTGACGGTAAACCCGCAGTTCAAGCTGTCGCTGCTGCAGGCGGTTTCGGCGGCGACGGCCGGCTCGGCGTACTCGTGCTTTGCGGATGGGTTCACGGGGAGCCTGGAGGTCGGGAAGAAGGCGGATTTTGCAGTCCTGGAGATGGAGTGGGAGGCCgagaagctgctggaggCCTCGGTGTGCGAGACATACTTTGATGGAAGGAGGGTGTACAGCCGTTCCTAG
- a CDS encoding putative RING finger domain protein: MADAGDRMFCHACGGVWLKNAANGLDCPHCQSDFTEIIEIPPDTEDSSSRPTNDSPPREENNQPNVNPWADHNPWANEEGYGGDDNTWRPGFSRRTYRSPDGRFTFTTTTTTLGGGGFHMGRSMDQRQMPIDPLIPVVRSLDTIFHGLADTYRHGQNQDQNQNQNQNRNATGQENETVADEHRARSESPEFRATGRLFARDADGPQPMAPPFGTLGDILELFRADFGGGMEGGGVRVMTGPNPLAMLSTLLNFDRHGDAVYSQEELDRVISQLIDQNLNRTGAPPAPQSAIRALPKKKVDEEMLGSDGKAECSICMEQVELGTEVAVLHCKHWFHYPCIEAWLSQHNTCPHCRRGIDIPQAEGTRQDPVVINDSPEPPSPERRRSSGLAQHSEQAPPTWGEHPSWNTSESNEHNQGQSSHNEGSSSGGGNGGFTGWVRSHFGGS; this comes from the exons ATGGCTGATGCGGGGGACCGCATGTTCTGTCATGCGTGTGGTGGAGTTTGGCTGAAAAATGCTGCTAATGGGTTGGACTGTCCTCACTGCCAGTCTGATTTCACAGAGATT ATTGAAATCCCGCCTGATACGGAAGACTCCTCCTCTCGACCCACGAATGACTCCCCACCCCGCGAAGAGAATAATCAACCCAACGTCAACCCTTGGGCCGATCATAACCCCTGGGCAAATGAAGAGGGCTATGGAGGAGACGACAACACATGGCGGCCGGGGTTCTCACGTCGTACATATAGGTCCCCCGATGGCCGGTTTACTTtcacaaccaccaccaccacttTGGGTGGCGGCGGCTTTCACATGGGCCGATCCATGGACCAAAGACAAATGCCCATAGACCCATTGATACCGGTGGTGCGCAGCTTGGACACTATATTCCACGGGTTGGCCGACACCTACCGGCATGGCCAGAATCAGGATCAGAACCAGAATCAAAACCAAAATCGGAACGCCACCGGTCAGGAGAATGAAACGGTCGCCGACGAGCATCGTGCGCGGAGTGAGTCACCCGAATTCCGTGCAACTGGCAGGCTATTTGCGCGAGATGCGGATGGTCCGCAGCCGATGGCACCACCTTTCGGCACCCTCGGAGA TATCCTCGAACTGTTTCGCGCCGACTTTGGGGGCGGTATGGAAGGTGGAGGAGTGCGTGTGATGACGGGTCCGAATCCCCTGGCCATGCTTTCGACTCTGCTCAACTTCGATCGACACGGGGATGCGGTGTACTCGCAGGAGGAACTGGACCGGGTTATCTCGCAGTTGATCGACCAGAATCTCAATCGAACTGGGGCTCCCCCGGCTCCGCAAAGCGCTATTCGGGCcctgccgaagaagaaagtcgATGAGGAGATGCTAGGCAGTGATGGCAAAGCAGAGTGCTCGATTTGCATGGAGCAAGTCGAACTAGGCACGGAAGTCGCTGTCTTACATTGCAAACACTGGTTTCACTATCCCTGCATTGAAGCCTGGTTAAGCCAGCATAATACATGTCCGCATTGTCGCAGGGGGATTGATATCCCACA AGCTGAAGGAACCAGGCAGGATCCTGTTGTCATTAACGACAGTCCTGAACCTCCATCTCCCGAGCGCCGTCGTAGTAGTGGTCTAGCTCAGCATAGCGAACAGGCCCCTCCCACATGGGGTGAACATCCGTCGTGGAACACGTCAGAATCAAACGAGCATAACCAAGGCCAATCCAGTCACAATGAAGGTAGCAGTAGCGGTGGTGGCAACGGAGGGTTTACCGGGTGGGTTAGGAGTCATTTTGGGGGCAGCTAA
- the fis1 gene encoding mitochondrial fission 1 protein, translating to MPTLNYPDSSPLKPAELQVLRAQYEKEGDYVGIQTKFNYAWGLIKSNARTDQQEGVRLLSEIFRAAPERRRECLYYLALGNYKLGNYGEARRYNDLLLEKEPGNLQAASLGSLIDDKVSKEGLMGIAIVGGLALAAGIVGGLVFKGAAKRR from the exons ATGCCCACGCTAAACTACCCTGATTCTAGTCCGTTGAAACCAGCAGAGCTCCAAGTCTTGCGGGCCCAGTACGAGAAGGAGGGTGACTATGTTGGAATCCAGACGAAATTCAACTACGCATGG GGCTTGATCAAATCCAACGCTCGGACGGACCAGCAAGAGGGCGTCCGTCTTCTGTCAGAAATCTTCCGCGCTGCCCCAGAGCGACGACGCGAATGTCTCTACTACTTGGCCTTGGGGAACTACAAGCTCGGAAACTACGGCGAAGCCCGGCGATACAATGAtctgctgctggagaaggaaccAGGGAACCTGCAAGCTGCCAGCCTCGGTTCGCTGATCGATGACAAGGTCTCCAAAGAGGGTCTGATGGGCATTGCGATCGTGGGTGGCCTGGCTCTGGCCGCTGGAATAGTAGGCGGTCTTGTCTTCAAGGGTGCCGCAAAGAGACGATGA
- the spc24 gene encoding kinetochore Spc24 family protein has translation MLLDEDPATLIHHTIGNFNIQPDKQAVTRINDSLSTLQQSRELRMRDAESALRKLSRNLHALTAQHEEAVSSHDSAKHAAQMVELDTKKFRIAKAATELEIESERLEGELEMLKERLAELEAQGLEGDEATRREREADDATILRLKIYRSLGIDIEADEAGNFSKAVIRNSRKGDVHVVNMDPKFSRFFYANYFWSTMQG, from the exons ATGTTGCTCGACGAGGACCCCGCGACA CTCATCCACCACACCATCGGCAACTTCAATATCCAACCGGACAAACAAGCCGTCACCCGCATCAATGACTCCCTATCTACATTGCAACAATCTCGCGAGCTCCGTATGCGCGATGCCGAGTCGGCACTCCGTAAACTCTCCCGTAACTTGCATGCCCTGACCGCGCAACATGAGGAAGCCGTGTCCTCACACGACTCGGCAAAGCACGCTGCGCAGATGGTTGAGCTCGACACGAAGAAATTCCGGATCGCCAAGGCCGCAACAGAGCTGGAGATTGAGAGCGAGAGGCTGGAAGGCGAGCTAgagatgctcaaggagaGACTGGCTGAGTTGGAAGCGCAGGGGCTCGAGGGCGACGAAGCTACgcggagagagagggaggcCGATGATGCGACTAT ACTTCGCCTCAAAATCTACCGGTCCTTGGGCATTGATATCGAGGCGGACGAGGCCGGCAACTTCAGCAAGGCCGTTATTCGCAACAGTCGCAAGGGAGACGTCCACGTGGTCAATATGGACCCCAAGTTCTCGCGTTTTTTCTATGCCAATTACTTTTGGTCAACCATGCAGGGTTGA